In bacterium, the sequence AAGGGTGAGGGGGGTATTAATTTCTATTATACATTTGATGTAAAAACAGTATGAATATCATAATGCCTAAAAATATGGGAATTTAGGTCAAAGTAAAAATTGAGGTGCGAGGGGAGGGAAAAGTTTATCCGCCAATTACTATGGCGGAAACCCTCATGGGGTTGCTCTCGCTCTTGGGCTATTCCTTACTCATAAGTTTCCCCTTGATTAAACCGACTAAAGTTGCTTCCCTTGTTTCTCATAGTTGATGCTTGTTTTCCCCCTTTGACAAACCGACTAAAGTAGCAAAGTTTAGCACACAGAGTTGGTGCCGTAATGTATTTCAATAGGCACAACGGGGTAGGGGGATTTAGAAATCCACCCCCGCCCTCCTTTGTCAAAGGAGGGAGCAATCGGAGAAAAAAGGTGGAAAGAAGGGGATTTGAAGGGGGATTTAGGATTAAAAGCCATCCCATCCTTCCTTTTTAAAAGGAAGGAGAATAATGAACAAAATAGGATAAAAGGGAATCTCTTTATACAAGAGGATTTTAGAAGATGTGGGTAAGGGATAGGGTGTATACCATACGGGCGAGCATTTCCTAACGATACCCCCAAAACGAAAAGCGATGGAAAACAACTTTTTCCCGTTCCCTTTTTATCCCCTGAGTGTTCTTTTAATTAGGTGCGAGGAGAGGGAGTTGAACCCTCACGGGATAAACCCACTGGATCCTAAGTCCAGCGCGTCTGCCATTCCGCCACCCTCGCTCTTGTTCTTTCTAATAGAAATTTATCATTAAAAATTATATGGTTTTTCTCTTTATTTTTCAACTTAACCTTTTTAAAAAATTTTTACAGAGTTGGAAATTTATAATATAATTTCAGTATGGGAATAATAATTTTTATATTTGGACTTATTTTCGGTAGTTTTGCTAATGTATGTATTTATAGATTACCAAAAGGAAAATCAATTATAACACCGGGTTCTTTTTGTCCTAATTGTAAAAAAAGTATTTTGTGGTATGATAACATCCCTCTTTTAAGTTATATAATTCTAAAAGGGAAATGTAGATATTGTGGAGAAAAAATTTCTCAAAGGTATTTTATTGTTGAACTTTTAACTGGAATTTTATTTCTTCTAAACTATAATGTTTTTGGATTAACTTCTTCCTTTTTTATTTATACACTTTTTATTTTTTCTCTTATTATAATTAGTTTTATTGATATTGAAACATTTTTGATTTCAGATGTTATTGTAATACCATGTATTTTTCTGGGGCTTCTTTTTTCTTCTTTTTTCCCGATGATGCATCATTTTTCTGGAAAGTTAGAAGGACTTTTGTATTCACTTGAAGGACTTATACTTGGGGTCGGCTTACTTCTTTTTATTGCTTTTGCAGGTAAAATTGCTTTCAAAAAAGATGCAATGGGGGGAGGGGATATTAAACTTCTTGGTATGATTGGTGCTTTTCTTGGCTGGAAATGTGTTTTTCTTACAATATTTTTTTCTTCTCTTCTTGGGACTATAATAAGTTTAGTTTTAATTGGTTTAAAGAAGAAAAA encodes:
- a CDS encoding prepilin peptidase — its product is MGIIIFIFGLIFGSFANVCIYRLPKGKSIITPGSFCPNCKKSILWYDNIPLLSYIILKGKCRYCGEKISQRYFIVELLTGILFLLNYNVFGLTSSFFIYTLFIFSLIIISFIDIETFLISDVIVIPCIFLGLLFSSFFPMMHHFSGKLEGLLYSLEGLILGVGLLLFIAFAGKIAFKKDAMGGGDIKLLGMIGAFLGWKCVFLTIFFSSLLGTIISLVLIGLKKKKIDDYIPFGPYLGLGAVISLFFKGHDFLGFFIN